A genomic window from Tolypothrix sp. PCC 7910 includes:
- a CDS encoding glycoside hydrolase: MTQPLYVAFIWHQHQPLYKSPDSGVSLSSSQQYRLPWVRLHGTKDYLDLVLLLERYPNLHQTVNLVPSLILQLEDYIAGTAFDPYLTASLTPVEQLTPQQREFVVKHFFDANHHTLIDPHPRYAELYYQRQEQGEAWCLENWQHHDYSDLLAWHNLAWIDPLFWDDPEIATWLSQGRNFTLSDRQRIYSKQKEILSRIIPQHRKMQAAGQLEVTTTPYTHPILPLLADTNSGRVAVPQMNLPQQRFQWAEDIPRHLNKAWELYKDRFGQEPRGLWPSEQSVSPAILPYIIEQGFKWICSDEAVLGWTLKHFFHRDGAGNVEEPELLYRPYRLQTPTGDVSIVFRDHRLSDLIGFTYGAMPTKQAVADLVGHLQAIAKMQRDRQSEQPWLVTIALDGENCWEFYPQDGKPFLEALYQTLSNEPHLKLVTVSEYLEKFPATATIPGEQLHSGSWVDGSFTTWIGDPVKNRAWDYLTQARNMLASHPEATEENNPEAWEALYAAEGSDWFWWFGEGHSSNQDAIFDQLFREHLYGIYKALNEPVPPYLRQPLEIHAARTDHTPQGFIHPIIDGKGDEQDWDKAGRIEIGGARGTMHNSSTIQRLWYGVDHLNFYLRMDVKSGVAPGQGLPTELNLLWFYPNKTMHNSPIPLADLPDVAPVNYLFHHHLEINLLTQSVQFREAGEHLQWYPRFSRAQVAFHSCLEVAIPWADLQVPPDYPLRLVFVLSDEGRFCNYLPENALIPIEVP; the protein is encoded by the coding sequence ATGACCCAACCTCTGTACGTTGCCTTTATTTGGCATCAACATCAGCCGCTGTACAAATCTCCTGACAGCGGCGTTTCTTTGTCTTCTAGTCAACAGTACCGCTTACCTTGGGTGAGGTTACATGGTACTAAGGATTATTTGGATTTGGTGTTACTTTTGGAACGATATCCCAACTTGCACCAAACGGTCAATTTAGTTCCTTCTCTTATCTTGCAACTGGAAGATTACATTGCTGGCACGGCTTTTGACCCTTATCTCACTGCCAGTTTGACACCAGTGGAACAGTTGACTCCACAACAGCGGGAATTTGTTGTTAAACATTTTTTTGATGCTAATCATCACACCTTGATTGACCCCCATCCCCGCTATGCTGAGCTGTATTATCAAAGGCAGGAACAAGGGGAAGCTTGGTGTTTAGAAAATTGGCAACACCATGATTACAGCGATTTGCTGGCTTGGCACAATCTAGCTTGGATCGATCCATTATTTTGGGACGATCCAGAAATTGCCACTTGGTTAAGTCAAGGTCGCAATTTTACTTTAAGCGATCGCCAGCGGATTTATTCTAAACAGAAGGAAATCCTCAGCCGCATTATTCCCCAACACCGCAAAATGCAAGCGGCTGGTCAGTTGGAAGTCACAACCACGCCTTACACTCACCCGATTTTGCCCTTACTCGCTGATACTAATTCTGGTCGGGTAGCTGTGCCCCAAATGAATTTACCACAGCAGCGTTTTCAGTGGGCAGAGGATATTCCTCGTCACTTAAATAAAGCCTGGGAGTTATATAAAGACCGCTTTGGACAAGAACCTCGTGGCTTATGGCCTTCGGAACAATCAGTTAGCCCAGCTATATTACCGTATATTATCGAACAAGGTTTTAAGTGGATTTGCTCAGATGAAGCGGTTTTAGGCTGGACGCTGAAACATTTTTTCCATCGCGATGGCGCGGGGAATGTGGAGGAACCAGAATTACTCTATCGACCTTATCGCCTACAAACTCCAACCGGGGATGTGTCAATAGTCTTCCGCGATCACAGATTATCCGATTTGATTGGCTTTACCTATGGGGCGATGCCGACAAAACAAGCTGTAGCAGATTTAGTCGGACACCTGCAAGCGATCGCTAAAATGCAAAGAGATCGCCAAAGTGAACAACCTTGGTTAGTGACTATTGCCTTGGATGGCGAAAATTGCTGGGAATTTTATCCTCAAGACGGCAAACCTTTCCTAGAGGCTTTATATCAAACTCTCAGTAACGAACCCCATTTAAAACTCGTCACTGTCTCAGAATATCTCGAAAAGTTTCCTGCTACAGCCACGATTCCAGGAGAACAACTGCATAGCGGTTCTTGGGTTGATGGTAGCTTTACCACTTGGATTGGCGACCCTGTGAAGAATCGCGCCTGGGATTACCTGACACAAGCGAGGAATATGCTTGCTAGTCACCCAGAAGCCACAGAAGAAAATAACCCAGAAGCATGGGAAGCTTTATATGCAGCTGAAGGTTCCGATTGGTTTTGGTGGTTTGGTGAAGGACATTCCTCAAATCAAGATGCCATTTTTGACCAGCTATTTCGCGAACACCTCTATGGCATTTACAAAGCATTAAATGAACCTGTACCGCCTTATCTCAGACAACCATTAGAAATACACGCAGCCCGTACAGACCATACTCCCCAAGGATTTATTCATCCCATTATCGATGGTAAAGGTGATGAACAAGACTGGGACAAAGCCGGACGCATAGAAATCGGCGGGGCAAGAGGTACAATGCACAACAGCAGCACCATCCAGCGGCTTTGGTATGGAGTAGACCACCTGAATTTCTATTTGCGAATGGACGTAAAAAGCGGTGTTGCACCAGGGCAAGGTTTACCCACAGAGTTGAATTTACTGTGGTTTTATCCCAACAAAACCATGCACAATAGCCCTATTCCGTTGGCAGACTTGCCAGATGTAGCGCCAGTTAATTACTTGTTCCACCACCATCTAGAAATTAATTTACTGACGCAATCAGTTCAGTTTCGCGAAGCCGGAGAACATCTTCAATGGTATCCCCGTTTTAGCCGCGCGCAAGTAGCGTTTCACAGTTGTTTAGAAGTGGCAATCCCTTGGGCAGATTTACAAGTTCCACCCGATTATCCTCTGCGCCTAGTTTTTGTATTGTCGGATGAAGGACGTTTCTGCAATTATTTACCGGAAAATGCTTTGATTCCGATTGAGGTTCCTTAG
- a CDS encoding serine/threonine-protein kinase, with amino-acid sequence MNKISPQIKYFHESILQQTRLSQMCGTQELFCDRYEIVRILGRGGFGITYLAKNAVLPGQPWCVIKQLSPKVTNTSIWEKAYQRFEKEAQTLAKLGSHPQIPMLLDYFEVNGTFYLVQEYIHGYNLAYDVKRNGLKNEAEVKQFLKEILPVLEYLHENQIVHRDIKPQNLLRCKYDQRFVLIDFGAVKEELADVCENSLDSDATCTFVGTIGFAPPEQFSLRSVYGSDIYALGMTCLYLLTGKGPLEFAYDHNTDEVCWQKEVKVSNSFAKILGKMLKISLKERFQTIDEVKRALDLEEYVPSLTQCLTIQSPKVNNKTKAQEPSSQKYVPYIQRTAIAIREWKEKRQEKAAFNNLKQYLH; translated from the coding sequence ATGAATAAAATTTCCCCACAAATCAAGTATTTCCACGAGTCTATATTGCAGCAAACTCGGCTGAGTCAGATGTGCGGAACTCAAGAACTATTTTGCGATCGCTATGAAATTGTCAGAATTTTAGGTAGAGGTGGTTTTGGGATCACCTATTTAGCAAAAAATGCTGTATTACCAGGTCAACCTTGGTGTGTAATTAAGCAACTTTCCCCTAAAGTAACTAACACTAGTATTTGGGAAAAAGCTTATCAGCGATTTGAAAAAGAAGCACAAACTTTGGCTAAACTGGGTAGTCACCCACAGATACCTATGCTGTTAGACTACTTTGAAGTTAATGGCACATTTTATTTAGTACAAGAGTATATACATGGTTATAATCTGGCCTACGATGTCAAACGTAATGGTCTAAAAAATGAAGCTGAAGTTAAACAGTTTCTCAAGGAAATATTGCCAGTCTTAGAGTATTTGCATGAAAATCAGATCGTGCATCGTGATATTAAGCCTCAAAATTTATTACGTTGCAAATATGACCAGCGGTTTGTGCTAATTGATTTCGGTGCAGTCAAAGAAGAATTGGCTGATGTTTGTGAAAATTCTCTCGATAGCGATGCCACTTGTACTTTTGTGGGGACGATAGGATTTGCACCGCCAGAGCAGTTTTCTCTACGTTCCGTTTATGGTAGTGACATTTATGCATTAGGTATGACCTGTCTTTATTTATTAACTGGTAAAGGGCCTTTAGAATTTGCCTACGATCACAATACTGATGAAGTTTGCTGGCAAAAAGAAGTGAAAGTCAGCAACAGTTTTGCCAAAATTTTGGGTAAAATGCTCAAGATTTCCTTAAAAGAGCGTTTCCAAACAATTGACGAAGTTAAAAGAGCCTTAGATTTGGAAGAGTATGTGCCATCTTTAACTCAATGTTTAACTATCCAATCGCCTAAAGTTAATAACAAAACTAAAGCACAAGAACCTAGTTCACAGAAATATGTGCCATATATCCAAAGAACTGCGATCGCTATTCGTGAATGGAAAGAAAAGCGCCAGGAAAAAGCAGCATTCAATAATTTGAAACAATACTTACATTAA
- a CDS encoding WD40 repeat domain-containing serine/threonine-protein kinase — translation MICCLNPDCSNPLNPDENKFCQACNTPLISLLRNRFRVIRVLSDEGGFGRTYLSQDVDKLHERCVIKQLAPKFQGTWSQKKAMELFAEEAKRLQQLGEHPQIPTLLAYFEQDHCLYLVQQFINGHNLLTELHKRKTYKDKEIVAILTDLLPILKFIHDRGVIHRDLKPENIIRRHHDGRLCLIDFGSSKQLTARVQNKTGTSIGSHGYSPIEQIRDGQAYPASDLFGLGTTCFHLLTGISPFQLWTEHGYSWVTNWRQYLRNPLSPELDRLLDKLLQKDIRSRYQSVDEVIKDLSFKQPLRLLPSVKLTGKTPKTQTQYLAKKYNFLRILVLASAATLLFGFGESWYKQLYKLQTNLSSRLTQSQNHRDQSDAVLEQPKMTLGNITLANTLQASDNGISSVAISPNGRLLASNSDRTIQVWNIVTGKEVSHLKGHSQRVNVVVISPNGKILVSGSEDSTIKVWNLSTGKLIRTLEGHTDSVHALTISSDGKTLASGSDDNTIKLWSLETGRHIRTLVGHEFWVRSIAMSPDGQILASGSFDKTIKLWNVAKGYAIRTLVGDGKTITSLAISPDGKILASASRDRTIKLWNLSRGEVIRTLVGHVNTVTSLAMSPDGKTLASGSRDRTIKLWNLFNGENILTLKGHSNNVNSITFSPNGQNIISASEDNTIKIWYIRK, via the coding sequence ATGATCTGCTGCTTAAATCCCGATTGTTCAAATCCTTTAAATCCTGATGAAAATAAGTTTTGCCAAGCTTGTAATACCCCACTCATAAGCCTTTTAAGAAATCGCTTCCGTGTTATTCGAGTGCTTTCCGATGAGGGGGGATTTGGTAGAACTTACCTATCACAAGATGTAGATAAACTACATGAACGTTGTGTGATCAAGCAATTAGCTCCGAAGTTCCAAGGAACTTGGTCACAAAAAAAAGCGATGGAGTTATTTGCAGAAGAAGCTAAGCGATTGCAACAACTCGGAGAACATCCGCAAATTCCTACACTTTTAGCTTATTTCGAGCAAGATCACTGCCTATATTTAGTGCAGCAGTTTATCAATGGGCATAATTTGTTAACGGAGTTGCATAAACGCAAAACCTATAAAGATAAAGAAATTGTCGCAATTTTAACTGATTTACTCCCGATTCTTAAATTCATTCACGATCGCGGAGTCATTCATCGCGATCTCAAGCCAGAAAATATTATTCGCCGTCATCATGATGGACGCTTGTGTTTAATAGATTTTGGTTCCTCAAAGCAGTTAACAGCAAGAGTACAAAATAAAACTGGTACCTCTATTGGTTCTCATGGTTACTCACCAATTGAACAAATTAGAGATGGTCAAGCTTACCCAGCCAGTGATTTATTTGGCTTAGGAACTACTTGCTTTCATCTGCTAACAGGAATTTCTCCCTTTCAATTGTGGACAGAACATGGATATTCTTGGGTGACAAATTGGCGACAATATTTGCGTAATCCGCTGAGTCCAGAATTGGATCGCTTGCTGGATAAGCTGTTACAAAAAGACATCCGCTCCCGCTATCAATCAGTTGATGAAGTCATCAAAGATTTGTCTTTTAAACAACCACTGCGACTGCTACCTTCAGTTAAATTAACTGGTAAGACCCCCAAAACTCAAACACAATACCTAGCTAAAAAATATAACTTCCTGCGAATTCTTGTCTTAGCATCTGCTGCCACTCTACTGTTTGGATTTGGCGAATCTTGGTATAAACAATTGTACAAACTGCAAACCAATTTATCTTCTCGCCTGACTCAATCCCAGAATCATCGCGATCAGAGCGATGCAGTTTTGGAGCAGCCAAAGATGACTCTGGGTAACATTACTTTAGCTAATACCTTGCAAGCAAGTGACAATGGAATCTCATCTGTTGCGATTAGTCCCAATGGTCGGTTGCTAGCAAGTAATAGCGATCGCACAATTCAAGTATGGAATATAGTCACGGGAAAAGAAGTTTCCCACTTGAAAGGCCACTCCCAAAGGGTAAATGTGGTGGTCATTAGTCCTAATGGCAAAATTCTGGTGAGTGGTAGTGAGGACAGCACTATTAAAGTTTGGAATTTGTCCACAGGTAAATTAATTCGTACCTTGGAAGGACATACAGACTCAGTTCATGCTTTAACGATTAGTTCAGATGGTAAAACCCTTGCCAGTGGTAGTGATGATAATACTATCAAACTGTGGAGTCTGGAAACAGGCAGACACATCCGTACATTAGTAGGACATGAATTTTGGGTAAGGTCAATTGCAATGAGTCCAGATGGTCAAATTTTGGCTAGCGGTAGTTTTGATAAAACTATCAAGCTGTGGAATGTCGCTAAAGGCTACGCAATTCGTACCCTCGTAGGGGATGGAAAAACGATTACATCGCTTGCCATTAGTCCAGATGGCAAAATTTTAGCTAGTGCCAGCCGCGATCGCACAATTAAACTCTGGAATTTATCTAGAGGAGAAGTAATTCGCACCTTAGTTGGTCATGTAAATACAGTTACATCCCTAGCTATGAGTCCAGATGGTAAAACCTTGGCTAGTGGGAGTCGCGATCGCACAATTAAACTGTGGAATTTATTTAATGGGGAGAATATTTTAACACTAAAAGGGCATAGCAATAACGTAAACTCTATTACTTTTAGCCCCAATGGTCAAAATATAATTAGTGCTAGTGAGGACAATACTATTAAGATTTGGTATATACGTAAGTAA
- a CDS encoding WD40 repeat domain-containing protein: MSVNKTNSALRVLTATVFLLSGVGGVLYSEVPSSATGETSSPKLPASDVLTLKGNSGSVKGVAVSPDGKTLASVSTDNDIKLWNLATGKEIRTLKGHSNWVNSVVFSPDGKTLASGSLDKTIKLWDVASGREIRTLKGHLLSIESVSFSRDGTKLASGSWDQTLKVWDVATGEVIRTLKGQCDIFNSVAFSPDGNTIASSNHFDKNIKLWNLSNGEVIHTLNGHTDVVNSVAISPDGKTVASGSWDGTIKLWNASTGREITTLRGDNKRVWSVAFSADSKNLVSGGWDGTVRVWNVPEKQEIQTLTGHKSKIWAVAFNPDGKTVVSASKDKTIKVWPVVQ, translated from the coding sequence ATGTCTGTAAATAAAACTAACTCCGCACTGCGAGTCTTAACAGCCACAGTCTTCCTGCTTTCGGGAGTTGGGGGAGTGTTGTACTCGGAAGTCCCCTCATCTGCAACCGGCGAGACATCTTCTCCCAAGTTACCAGCATCAGATGTCTTAACTCTTAAAGGAAATTCTGGATCGGTAAAGGGCGTTGCTGTCAGCCCCGATGGTAAAACCTTGGCTAGTGTAAGCACAGATAATGATATCAAACTGTGGAATTTAGCTACTGGCAAAGAAATCCGTACCCTAAAAGGTCATAGTAACTGGGTCAATTCTGTAGTATTTAGCCCAGATGGTAAAACTCTTGCTAGTGGTAGTTTAGATAAGACGATTAAGTTATGGGATGTAGCTAGTGGCAGAGAAATTCGCACTCTCAAAGGACATCTCTTATCTATTGAATCTGTATCCTTCAGCCGAGATGGCACTAAGTTAGCAAGTGGTAGTTGGGATCAAACCCTCAAAGTTTGGGATGTCGCAACCGGAGAAGTTATACGTACACTCAAAGGGCAGTGCGATATATTTAATTCTGTAGCTTTTAGCCCAGATGGGAACACTATTGCTAGTAGCAATCATTTTGATAAGAATATCAAACTGTGGAATCTTTCAAATGGAGAAGTTATACATACCCTCAACGGGCATACTGATGTAGTTAATTCAGTAGCTATTAGTCCAGATGGTAAAACTGTGGCTAGTGGTAGTTGGGATGGCACAATCAAACTGTGGAATGCCTCAACAGGCAGAGAAATTACTACCCTCAGGGGTGACAACAAAAGAGTTTGGTCTGTAGCCTTCAGTGCCGATAGTAAAAACCTTGTGAGTGGTGGCTGGGATGGTACTGTTAGAGTTTGGAATGTGCCTGAAAAGCAAGAAATACAGACTTTAACAGGACATAAAAGCAAAATTTGGGCTGTAGCCTTTAACCCTGATGGCAAGACTGTTGTTAGTGCTAGTAAAGACAAAACTATCAAAGTTTGGCCAGTAGTACAGTAG
- a CDS encoding PPC domain-containing protein — translation MLEKNHKKYLLRSHLGVIFSLSSSLLLSSYSLPIGALTIPESTVKFTIAKTPDERQPEAVEQGIEQIPTTPPPASSSQPKQPIDSPIPPRVPPATTNSAPAPTPKPRISQPVDTTPAPTPKPRPSQPVDTTPAPTSKPRTSQPVDITPAPTPNPSRPTNSGTKPQPSNNGSTRPSSSGYQPSTQPSTGNRPNRQPAPVSPPRNLNYKPINFVDFAFGILGKGDFQSQGRYFHFYQFEGRENQLIQIRLGGSTDTRRSNNLSLTPYMFLLDPDNNVIVKRSSTQATGGIKDAFVFVRLPVQGTYTIAVTSSNPGDTGRYSLALRNDRASYNLDESGELTAQSLTLKQNKSPYNISKFEGKKDQLVSIRVDSVFEEFSPYLVLLNSQGKIVAADNAKDGKYSALIDRARLPGDDTYYVVVVSANPQERGRYRLTMY, via the coding sequence ATGCTAGAAAAAAATCATAAAAAATATCTTTTGCGATCGCACTTAGGTGTAATTTTTTCACTGAGTAGTAGCTTGTTACTAAGCAGTTATTCTCTACCTATTGGTGCTTTAACAATTCCCGAATCTACAGTAAAATTTACCATTGCTAAAACACCAGATGAAAGGCAACCAGAAGCTGTAGAACAAGGAATTGAACAAATTCCTACTACTCCACCACCTGCATCTTCTTCACAGCCTAAGCAACCTATTGATTCACCCATACCTCCACGTGTACCGCCTGCAACCACAAATTCTGCACCAGCACCTACTCCTAAACCTAGGATTTCCCAACCAGTAGATACTACACCAGCACCTACTCCTAAACCTAGGCCATCTCAACCAGTAGATACTACACCAGCACCTACTTCTAAACCTAGGACTTCCCAACCAGTAGATATTACACCAGCACCTACTCCCAATCCTTCTAGACCAACGAATTCAGGGACAAAGCCTCAACCCTCGAATAATGGTTCTACTCGTCCTAGCTCAAGCGGTTACCAACCCAGTACTCAACCATCTACAGGTAACAGGCCAAATCGTCAGCCAGCACCAGTTTCTCCACCTAGAAATCTCAATTACAAGCCAATTAACTTTGTAGATTTCGCCTTTGGTATTTTAGGTAAAGGTGATTTTCAGTCTCAAGGTAGATATTTTCACTTCTACCAATTTGAAGGGAGAGAAAACCAACTGATCCAAATTCGCCTGGGTGGTAGTACTGATACACGCCGTTCCAATAACTTGAGTCTTACTCCTTATATGTTTCTGCTTGACCCTGATAATAATGTTATTGTCAAACGCAGTAGCACTCAGGCAACAGGTGGGATTAAAGATGCATTTGTATTTGTCAGGCTACCTGTTCAAGGTACATATACAATCGCTGTTACTAGTAGCAACCCAGGAGATACAGGCCGCTATAGCTTAGCACTTAGAAATGACAGAGCTAGCTATAATTTAGACGAATCTGGCGAACTAACTGCTCAAAGCCTTACCCTTAAGCAAAATAAAAGCCCCTACAATATTTCTAAGTTTGAGGGGAAAAAAGATCAGCTAGTTAGTATTCGTGTAGATAGTGTCTTTGAAGAATTTTCTCCTTATCTAGTCTTATTAAATTCGCAAGGAAAAATTGTTGCTGCGGATAATGCCAAAGATGGTAAGTATAGCGCACTAATTGACCGAGCAAGGCTACCTGGAGATGATACTTACTATGTTGTAGTAGTTTCTGCTAATCCCCAAGAACGTGGTAGATATCGCTTAACGATGTATTAA
- a CDS encoding serine/threonine-protein kinase, whose translation MICCLNPDCPNPQNQDRQEVCLSCNHPLISLLRGRYRVIKVLSDEGGFGRTYLAEDADKLNEWCVVKQFAPKIQDTSTLKKAVELFKDEAKQLQKLGEHPQIPTLLAYFEQDNYLFLVQQYINGQNLLQELRTGVTYNKSKIVELLLDLLPVLKFIHERGVIHRDIKPQNIIRRQRDGRLVLIDFGSSKQLTATVHTQIGTTIGSHGYTPIEQMQDGKAYPSSDLFSLGVTCFHLLSGIRPSQLWMQKGYSWVNSWHEYLANQDRDGVAANVNVDIVLDKLLKTEIHQRYHSADEVIKDLTHKPSIVPPPTIIEPSSPTQSFYFKHRLLINTAILLLGLGGIWYLQSRSQEVTKLANPSQPANITENSDQPTTLKGHSSDVNAVAFARDSMTLASGSDDNTIKVWHLKTNQKVSTLKGHKKWVWAVAFSPDGKTLASGSADKTIKLWNLANGEEINTFKGHTEGITSVAFSPDGKTLATSSIDKTINLWNLSSGQLIRTLKGHTQAVSSVAFSPDGSTLASGSWDKKIKLWNVATGKEIRTFVGHSELIISVAFSPDGMTLASGSKDKSIKLWNLVTGEAIRTFKGHKDKVNSVVYVPKVEDSKTANNFTLVSGSSDNTIKLWNTTTGKEIRTLKRDSGYIYSVAISPDGKTIASGGSADNIIKVWHLSQDK comes from the coding sequence ATGATCTGCTGTCTGAATCCCGATTGCCCCAATCCTCAAAATCAAGATCGGCAAGAAGTTTGCCTGAGTTGTAATCATCCATTGATATCGTTATTAAGGGGCCGTTATCGTGTAATTAAAGTACTATCTGATGAAGGGGGATTTGGTAGAACCTATCTAGCGGAAGATGCGGACAAACTAAACGAATGGTGTGTAGTTAAACAATTTGCACCTAAAATACAGGATACTTCTACATTAAAGAAAGCAGTTGAGCTATTTAAAGATGAAGCCAAACAACTGCAAAAATTAGGGGAACATCCGCAAATTCCTACGCTTTTAGCATACTTTGAACAAGATAATTATCTATTTTTAGTACAGCAGTATATCAATGGACAGAATTTACTACAGGAATTACGAACAGGGGTAACTTATAACAAAAGTAAAATTGTTGAACTTTTACTAGATCTACTTCCCGTTCTCAAGTTTATTCATGAGCGCGGCGTAATTCATCGGGATATCAAACCACAAAATATTATTCGTCGTCAAAGAGATGGGCGATTAGTCTTAATTGATTTTGGTTCCTCAAAACAATTAACAGCAACAGTACATACTCAAATTGGCACAACCATTGGTTCACATGGTTATACTCCTATTGAACAAATGCAGGATGGTAAAGCTTATCCGTCCAGCGATTTGTTCAGTTTGGGTGTAACTTGTTTTCATTTACTCAGTGGGATTCGTCCCTCTCAACTGTGGATGCAAAAGGGGTACAGTTGGGTTAATTCTTGGCACGAGTATTTAGCAAATCAGGATAGGGATGGAGTAGCTGCAAATGTAAATGTGGATATAGTTTTAGATAAACTGCTAAAAACAGAAATTCACCAGCGTTATCATTCTGCTGATGAAGTGATCAAAGACTTAACACATAAGCCTTCTATAGTACCACCACCAACTATCATTGAACCATCTTCTCCTACCCAAAGTTTCTATTTTAAACATCGGTTATTAATTAATACTGCTATTTTACTCCTGGGATTAGGAGGAATTTGGTATTTACAATCTCGTTCCCAAGAAGTAACTAAATTAGCTAACCCTAGTCAACCAGCAAACATTACAGAAAATTCTGACCAACCTACAACTCTCAAAGGTCATTCTAGCGATGTTAATGCTGTCGCCTTCGCTAGGGATAGTATGACTTTAGCTAGTGGTAGTGATGACAATACAATTAAAGTTTGGCATCTAAAAACAAATCAGAAAGTTAGTACTCTCAAGGGACACAAAAAATGGGTTTGGGCTGTTGCTTTTAGTCCAGATGGTAAAACCTTAGCTAGTGGTAGTGCAGATAAGACTATTAAACTTTGGAATCTTGCTAATGGAGAGGAAATTAATACCTTTAAAGGGCATACTGAAGGAATCACATCTGTAGCTTTTAGTCCAGATGGAAAAACGCTAGCCACTAGCAGTATAGACAAGACAATTAACCTATGGAATCTCTCTAGTGGTCAGCTAATTCGCACCTTGAAAGGACATACACAAGCAGTTTCATCTGTGGCTTTTAGTCCAGATGGTAGCACCCTAGCTAGTGGCAGTTGGGACAAAAAAATTAAACTTTGGAACGTGGCCACAGGAAAAGAAATTCGGACTTTTGTAGGACATTCAGAATTAATTATTTCTGTTGCCTTTAGCCCCGATGGTATGACTTTGGCTAGTGGTAGTAAAGATAAGTCAATTAAATTATGGAATTTGGTAACAGGAGAGGCAATTCGCACTTTTAAAGGTCATAAAGATAAGGTAAATTCTGTAGTTTATGTACCTAAAGTAGAAGATAGCAAAACAGCAAATAATTTTACTCTTGTCAGCGGTAGTAGCGATAACACTATCAAATTATGGAATACAACAACAGGGAAAGAAATTCGGACTTTGAAGCGAGATTCTGGTTATATTTATTCTGTCGCAATCAGCCCTGATGGTAAAACTATTGCTAGCGGTGGTAGCGCTGATAATATTATTAAGGTTTGGCATTTATCTCAAGATAAATAA